In Nitrosarchaeum koreense MY1, one genomic interval encodes:
- a CDS encoding proton-conducting transporter membrane subunit — translation MAENLFIVYAIFAFFSLGATLGLFTRGQKHHTYFTYIPSAFASLLTIILSVVVFSSENTHLTFFNIQHLFDFEIFIDGVSAFFLLIIGLISFAVSIYSLSYSKKFDDKKNNSALGMLFNIFILSMILVVISNNVFFFLIFWELMSLTSFFLVIYEHENKNNLKSGLIYLVMTHLGTGFIFASFILMYTQTGSFSFDSFRDVTIIPQYVKDIAFVLAFVGFGTKAGMVPLHTWLPKAHPSAPSNVSALMSAVMLKIAIYGIVRHLFDFNAVDGSPDYVWLGIGIIIVGSISALVGILYALIENDIKRALAFSSIENVGIIFIGLGFSVVFAAFHLQALSVLSFIASMFHTLNHSIFKGLLFMTAGSVYYSTHTKNIEELGGLIKKMPWTAMMFLIGSIAIVGLPPLNGFISEWLTLQSLLAVFQIPSNILQVSLAFTILVFALTIGLAGATFVRLFGITFLSKGRSTKAVNAVEVPKFMLIGKAILASSCVLLGILPFIGMNLIVSAFNLPYMSSSPFETISITNTSNSNFASLMMPGMLVILASVFVGVFVFVRIIGGKTKTIKYGTWDCGFGNLSEKTQYTATSLAEPIRRIFGVFYKPHNEVDVDFYTKENFYLKKSINVISTTKNIFDEKLYGKTISGSLFVLNKIRKIQSGKVNAYILYIMITLITLLLFVGFGTHE, via the coding sequence ATGGCAGAAAATTTGTTTATAGTATATGCTATTTTTGCATTTTTTTCTTTAGGTGCAACACTTGGATTATTTACTAGAGGGCAAAAACACCATACATATTTCACTTATATTCCATCTGCCTTTGCATCCCTTTTAACAATTATTTTATCAGTTGTTGTTTTTTCTTCTGAAAACACTCATCTGACATTTTTTAATATACAACATCTATTTGATTTTGAAATTTTTATCGATGGTGTTTCAGCATTTTTCCTTTTAATAATTGGACTGATCTCATTCGCAGTTTCAATTTACTCGCTTTCTTATTCTAAAAAATTTGATGACAAGAAAAATAATTCTGCACTTGGAATGTTGTTTAATATTTTTATTCTTTCTATGATTCTAGTAGTAATTAGTAACAACGTATTCTTTTTCCTAATTTTTTGGGAATTGATGTCACTCACATCATTCTTTTTAGTCATTTATGAACATGAAAATAAAAACAATCTCAAATCTGGTCTAATCTATCTTGTAATGACTCATTTAGGGACTGGATTTATTTTTGCATCTTTTATCCTCATGTATACTCAAACTGGAAGTTTCAGCTTTGATTCTTTTAGAGATGTTACAATAATTCCACAATACGTAAAAGATATTGCATTTGTTTTGGCATTTGTAGGATTTGGAACAAAAGCAGGAATGGTACCTTTACACACCTGGCTGCCAAAAGCACACCCATCAGCACCAAGTAACGTGTCTGCCTTAATGTCTGCAGTAATGTTAAAAATTGCAATTTATGGTATTGTTAGGCATCTTTTTGATTTTAATGCAGTTGATGGTTCTCCTGATTATGTATGGCTAGGTATAGGAATAATCATCGTTGGATCAATTTCCGCACTGGTGGGTATTCTTTACGCACTGATTGAAAATGACATTAAACGAGCACTGGCTTTTTCTAGCATTGAAAATGTTGGAATAATCTTTATCGGATTGGGATTCTCAGTGGTCTTTGCCGCATTTCATTTGCAAGCTTTATCTGTTTTATCTTTTATTGCAAGCATGTTTCATACTTTGAATCATTCAATTTTCAAAGGACTATTGTTTATGACAGCGGGTTCTGTTTATTATAGCACACACACAAAGAACATCGAAGAGTTAGGAGGCTTGATTAAAAAAATGCCTTGGACTGCTATGATGTTTCTTATTGGTTCTATTGCCATAGTCGGATTGCCACCACTTAATGGTTTCATAAGCGAATGGTTGACATTACAATCACTTCTTGCAGTATTTCAAATCCCTTCAAATATTTTACAGGTGTCTCTTGCATTTACCATATTGGTATTTGCCCTTACCATTGGTCTGGCAGGTGCAACATTTGTAAGATTGTTTGGAATAACTTTTTTGTCGAAAGGTAGAAGTACAAAAGCAGTAAATGCAGTAGAAGTTCCAAAATTCATGTTAATAGGAAAAGCAATTCTTGCATCATCATGTGTTTTATTGGGAATTTTACCTTTTATCGGAATGAATTTGATTGTATCTGCTTTTAATTTACCGTATATGTCATCAAGTCCATTTGAAACAATTTCAATAACAAATACATCTAATAGTAATTTTGCAAGTCTTATGATGCCTGGGATGCTAGTTATTCTTGCATCTGTGTTTGTTGGAGTTTTTGTATTTGTTAGAATTATTGGTGGTAAAACGAAGACAATAAAATATGGTACATGGGATTGTGGATTTGGAAATTTATCTGAAAAAACTCAATATACTGCAACATCATTGGCAGAACCAATACGTAGAATTTTCGGTGTTTTTTATAAACCTCATAATGAGGTTGATGTTGATTTTTATACAAAAGAAAATTTTTATCTTAAAAAATCCATCAATGTGATTTCTACAACCAAAAATATTTTTGATGAAAAGCTGTATGGAAAAACAATCTCTGGCAGTCTATTTGTATTAAATAAAATACGAAAAATACAGTCAGGAAAAGTTAATGCGTATATTTTGTACATCATGATTACTCTAATTACTCTCCTCTTATTCGTAGGATTTGGTACTCATGAGTGA
- a CDS encoding respiratory chain complex I subunit 1 family protein, with protein MSDFSIFEYGLGIFQALLIIVLSPLIVGIMRKIKAKSQKRIGSGIFQLYYDIIKLLKKDEVVSDQSSWLFRYTPWINFVSIASAAFFIPVFLVYSPFGVVGDILFVVGLFALGRFFTMLAGLDVASSFGGLGSSREMMVSALLEPVLFMTIFVIALFYGGTNISTIVTSANDTSILIVPGVLFAMIAFFIIMMAETGKIPFDNPSTHLELTMIHESMVLEYSGKNLALMEWSHAIKQMILFALFVDIFFTWNFVEQISLVGISIGILFFIAKVSALASFTAFIETRVAKWRLFRVSDLIAMAISSSMIGVIFFFL; from the coding sequence ATGAGTGATTTTTCAATTTTTGAGTATGGTTTAGGCATATTTCAGGCTCTTTTGATCATAGTTTTGTCTCCATTAATTGTTGGAATAATGAGAAAAATCAAGGCTAAATCACAAAAACGAATAGGCTCTGGAATTTTTCAGCTATATTATGACATTATAAAATTGCTAAAAAAAGATGAGGTAGTATCTGATCAAAGCTCTTGGCTGTTTCGTTATACTCCTTGGATAAATTTTGTAAGCATTGCATCTGCAGCCTTTTTTATTCCTGTGTTTCTTGTCTATTCTCCTTTTGGTGTTGTGGGCGATATTCTGTTTGTCGTTGGTTTGTTTGCACTTGGGAGATTCTTTACGATGCTTGCAGGACTAGATGTAGCAAGCTCATTTGGGGGTTTGGGAAGTAGTAGAGAAATGATGGTATCTGCACTTTTAGAACCTGTATTATTTATGACCATTTTTGTAATTGCGTTATTTTATGGAGGAACAAACATCAGCACAATCGTTACATCTGCAAATGACACATCGATCTTAATTGTGCCTGGAGTTCTATTTGCAATGATTGCATTTTTTATTATCATGATGGCAGAAACTGGGAAAATCCCATTTGATAATCCCTCTACCCATCTAGAGTTGACAATGATTCATGAATCTATGGTGCTTGAATATTCTGGAAAAAATTTAGCACTAATGGAATGGTCTCATGCAATAAAACAAATGATTTTGTTTGCATTATTTGTAGATATATTTTTCACATGGAATTTTGTAGAACAAATTTCATTAGTTGGAATTAGTATTGGAATACTTTTTTTTATTGCCAAAGTATCAGCATTGGCAAGTTTCACTGCATTTATTGAAACACGAGTTGCAAAGTGGAGACTATTCAGAGTCTCAGATCTAATTGCAATGGCGATATCTAGTTCTATGATAGGAGTGATTTTCTTTTTCTTGTAG
- a CDS encoding NADH-quinone oxidoreductase subunit K, which produces MPTQIDLLYISAVILLIATFGIVVRRGFSDWLHAYRYQTIILAGVVALIAFVTNIWELYIVSALTLGIKAIIIPKVLFYVTKKLDSPIKLETNPYVSLRISVIFSALLVTMSYFMTLQLPISSDKTIDVFLPVSFSLFFIGLFIIISRRKALNQIVGLLTIENGLFLFAVVITHGFSLVIEIGLMADILVGVIISSILLFRMSRTFDSIDIKNLESLRDD; this is translated from the coding sequence TTGCCAACACAAATTGATCTGTTATATATATCTGCAGTAATTTTACTGATTGCTACTTTTGGAATTGTTGTAAGAAGAGGATTCTCCGATTGGTTGCATGCGTATAGGTATCAGACAATAATTCTTGCAGGTGTTGTTGCCCTGATTGCATTTGTAACTAATATTTGGGAGCTCTATATCGTATCTGCCCTTACCTTGGGAATCAAGGCAATAATTATTCCAAAAGTTTTATTTTATGTAACAAAAAAACTAGATTCTCCAATTAAACTAGAAACAAATCCCTATGTTAGCCTCAGAATCTCTGTAATATTTTCTGCATTATTAGTTACAATGTCTTATTTTATGACCTTACAATTACCTATATCATCAGATAAAACAATCGATGTATTTCTGCCAGTATCTTTTTCATTATTTTTTATTGGTTTATTTATTATAATTAGTAGAAGAAAAGCACTCAACCAAATAGTAGGTTTGTTAACTATTGAAAACGGTTTATTCTTGTTTGCCGTAGTAATTACACATGGATTCTCATTAGTTATTGAGATAGGACTCATGGCAGATATTTTAGTAGGTGTGATAATATCTAGCATTTTATTATTCAGAATGAGTCGTACCTTTGATAGTATAGATATTAAAAATCTAGAAAGTTTGAGGGATGACTAA
- a CDS encoding hydrogenase 4 subunit F — MLDTMFSSIESVLVVSLLLTPVISGLLVTLLKRKRIIEVTTVVSSFLILIQGLFLLSSILEKKSISLFDGIFYLDSLSAIMIITISLVGFLSSLYSVNYMGIQYDKLIVDRQKLVRYYQGFNMFLFTMLLVPISNNLGIMWIAIEATTLVSVLLIMLYTKQGSIEASWKYLLISTVGLSLALFGIILFYYANSVYDNSFNSIHGMDWTNMVENALQFDPNLVKFAFIFILVGFGTKAGLAPMHTWLPDAHSEAPSPISALLSGVLLNCAFYGLLRFHIISSHSIGSGFSNTLLIILGIISLGIAAASIYFQKDVKRMLAFSSVEHMGIISVSMGFGVFLGIYGALLHVINHAVVKSLLFFSSGSISQKYQTKSITDTSGIIKTMPITGFMFLIGGLAIIGMPPFNIFMSEFLMLSSGFSSENFLASALVILFLVIIFASFGKHLLHMVFGNPKSEMEKGDFGKLSILPMVILGSVIFIMGIYVPEPLQTLIEDASKIILVGGANS, encoded by the coding sequence ATGCTTGATACTATGTTCTCATCTATTGAATCTGTTTTGGTGGTTTCACTTCTTTTAACTCCAGTGATCAGCGGACTGCTAGTTACATTATTAAAAAGAAAACGAATCATTGAGGTCACTACAGTAGTTTCTTCATTTCTAATATTGATTCAAGGATTGTTTTTACTATCTAGTATTTTAGAAAAAAAATCCATCTCACTTTTTGACGGCATATTTTATCTTGACTCACTAAGTGCGATTATGATAATTACAATTTCTTTGGTGGGATTTCTCTCATCTCTTTACTCTGTAAATTACATGGGCATACAATATGATAAATTAATTGTAGACAGACAAAAACTTGTCAGATATTATCAGGGATTTAACATGTTCTTATTTACAATGTTGCTCGTACCAATTTCTAATAATCTTGGTATAATGTGGATCGCAATCGAAGCTACCACGCTTGTTTCTGTTTTGTTGATTATGCTTTATACAAAACAAGGTTCTATTGAAGCATCATGGAAATATTTGCTAATATCTACTGTAGGTTTATCACTTGCCCTTTTTGGAATAATTTTATTTTACTATGCAAATTCAGTTTATGATAATTCCTTTAACTCTATTCATGGGATGGACTGGACAAACATGGTTGAAAATGCACTCCAGTTTGATCCTAACCTTGTTAAATTTGCCTTTATTTTCATACTAGTAGGATTTGGAACAAAAGCAGGCCTTGCACCAATGCATACGTGGCTACCTGACGCTCATAGTGAGGCTCCATCCCCAATTAGTGCTCTTTTATCAGGTGTTTTGCTAAATTGTGCATTTTATGGTCTTTTACGATTTCATATAATTTCTAGTCATTCCATCGGTTCTGGCTTCTCAAATACCCTGTTGATTATTCTTGGAATAATATCGCTTGGCATTGCTGCAGCATCGATATATTTTCAGAAAGATGTCAAACGCATGTTGGCCTTTTCAAGTGTTGAACATATGGGAATAATTTCTGTATCTATGGGCTTTGGAGTTTTTCTAGGAATTTATGGTGCATTACTTCATGTGATTAATCATGCTGTTGTAAAATCTCTTTTGTTTTTTTCAAGCGGATCAATCTCCCAAAAATATCAAACAAAATCTATTACAGATACAAGTGGAATAATTAAGACAATGCCAATAACGGGCTTTATGTTTTTGATAGGTGGTTTAGCAATAATTGGAATGCCACCATTCAATATTTTTATGAGCGAATTTTTAATGTTAAGTTCTGGATTTAGTTCTGAAAACTTTCTTGCTAGTGCACTTGTGATTTTGTTTCTGGTGATAATCTTTGCAAGTTTTGGAAAACATTTACTACACATGGTATTTGGAAATCCAAAATCCGAAATGGAAAAAGGTGATTTTGGAAAACTTTCAATTTTACCTATGGTTATTTTGGGTTCAGTAATTTTTATAATGGGAATTTATGTTCCAGAACCTTTACAAACATTGATTGAAGATGCATCAAAAATTATACTAGTAGGTGGAGCCAACTCTTGA
- a CDS encoding NADH-quinone oxidoreductase subunit C — protein MNYKEITKKYYSELEKFDSNLKIFENNNELHLTLSDPNQLHGLCEFLKKSFDLRLLTIICCDEQKLKAGFKIRHVFGSDVDDFFLFVISSINSSHSYFPSIYDVFPSSILYEREINDMFGLIAKENPNIKPLILHDFPNDIFPLQKDFKLNDVVKRNSKQFEFTPITGEGVCEIPVGPIHAGIIEPGHFRFSVVGETIINLEIRLGYAHKGIEKLAESMPLDDVIFLSERISGDESVANSIAFCNAIEKIAQLTIPQKAKQIRLLFAELERIYNHFGTLSGILADIGFQYGASRLNILKEQLMQLNEKLSGSRILFGVNQIGGVKTNITDKTLVGIHSVLDDAFQNFEKILDHLKSNSSVMDRLRNTGIIEKQMAKDLGLVGISSRCIGIETDARHTHPYGYYPSVNLKQKTPRETMEHQVELQKRVGDVLSRVMSRVDDLRQSKDIICSIIALENDGLSVSLDEELTPYSSGLGYAESHRGETLHWVMIGEHDSIFRYKIRTASFSNWPIIEHAVLNNIVADFPVINKSFDFSYSGNDL, from the coding sequence TTGAATTATAAAGAAATCACTAAAAAATATTATTCCGAATTAGAAAAATTTGATTCAAATCTGAAAATATTTGAAAACAATAATGAATTACATCTAACTCTCAGTGATCCAAATCAATTGCATGGACTTTGTGAATTTTTGAAAAAGAGTTTTGATCTTAGGCTGTTAACAATAATCTGCTGTGATGAACAAAAATTGAAGGCAGGGTTCAAAATTAGGCATGTTTTTGGCTCTGATGTTGATGATTTTTTCTTATTTGTAATCTCATCCATTAATTCAAGTCATAGCTATTTTCCTAGCATCTACGATGTGTTTCCCTCTTCAATTTTGTATGAGAGAGAAATTAATGATATGTTTGGATTAATTGCTAAAGAAAATCCAAACATTAAGCCGTTGATCTTACATGATTTCCCAAATGATATTTTTCCACTGCAAAAAGATTTTAAATTAAATGATGTTGTAAAGAGAAATTCAAAACAGTTTGAATTCACTCCGATTACTGGAGAAGGCGTATGTGAAATCCCTGTGGGTCCAATACATGCAGGAATAATTGAACCTGGTCATTTTAGATTCAGTGTTGTAGGGGAAACTATCATCAACTTGGAAATTCGTTTAGGTTATGCTCACAAGGGAATAGAAAAACTTGCAGAAAGTATGCCATTAGATGATGTGATATTTTTGTCAGAAAGAATCTCTGGAGATGAATCTGTGGCAAACTCTATCGCATTCTGTAATGCAATAGAAAAAATCGCACAATTGACAATACCTCAAAAAGCAAAACAAATTAGATTATTGTTTGCAGAGCTAGAGAGAATCTATAATCATTTTGGAACTCTCAGTGGCATTCTTGCAGATATAGGATTTCAATATGGTGCATCCAGACTGAATATCTTAAAGGAGCAATTGATGCAGTTAAATGAAAAATTGTCTGGCAGTAGAATATTATTTGGAGTAAATCAAATCGGTGGTGTAAAAACTAACATTACTGATAAAACACTAGTTGGTATTCATTCTGTTTTAGATGATGCTTTTCAGAACTTTGAAAAAATACTAGATCATTTAAAATCAAATTCATCTGTAATGGATAGACTCCGAAATACTGGCATAATTGAAAAACAAATGGCAAAAGATTTGGGATTGGTAGGAATCTCTTCTAGATGTATTGGTATTGAAACAGATGCCAGACATACTCATCCTTACGGCTATTATCCATCAGTTAACTTGAAACAAAAAACCCCTAGAGAAACAATGGAGCATCAAGTGGAATTGCAGAAACGAGTTGGCGATGTTTTATCTAGAGTTATGAGCCGTGTTGATGACTTGAGGCAATCAAAAGACATCATATGCTCTATTATTGCTCTGGAAAATGATGGGTTGTCTGTATCGCTAGATGAAGAATTAACTCCGTATTCATCAGGTTTGGGTTATGCTGAGTCTCATAGGGGAGAGACATTACATTGGGTTATGATTGGGGAACATGATTCTATTTTTAGATATAAGATCAGAACTGCCTCTTTTTCCAACTGGCCTATTATTGAGCATGCAGTATTGAATAACATTGTAGCTGATTTTCCAGTAATTAACAAAAGTTTTGATTTTTCTTATTCGGGGAATGACCTATGA
- the nuoB gene encoding NADH-quinone oxidoreductase subunit NuoB, translating to MKKNNDKVDNFIDMSFRSDTIQDPLKMDNSIASNYRGYITLDPAKDFILNDKIGKILENSCPTHAITYQNNDDSKINFDNGKCILCGNCQIKSPELIKITNKFDLAKKRRDDLIETFSMSAPFGKTCDELGKELKNKIDKIFGRSLTIREIDAGSCNGCEIEINALNNPIYDIERYGITFVASPRHADVLLVTGPASKNMERALKIAYDSTPNPKLVIAVGACACSGGIFGNTYATTGGIDGIVPVNVYIPGCPPRPQALLYGILMAINKI from the coding sequence ATGAAAAAAAATAACGATAAAGTAGATAATTTTATTGATATGTCATTTAGATCAGACACAATACAAGATCCATTAAAAATGGATAATAGTATTGCATCAAATTATAGAGGATATATTACATTAGATCCTGCTAAAGATTTTATCTTAAATGATAAAATTGGAAAAATATTAGAAAATTCATGTCCTACACATGCTATTACATATCAAAATAATGATGATTCAAAAATTAATTTTGATAATGGAAAGTGCATTTTATGTGGAAACTGCCAAATAAAATCTCCTGAACTAATTAAAATTACAAATAAATTTGATTTGGCAAAAAAAAGAAGAGATGATCTTATTGAAACGTTTTCTATGTCTGCTCCATTTGGAAAAACATGTGATGAATTAGGAAAAGAATTAAAAAATAAAATTGACAAAATTTTTGGAAGATCATTGACTATAAGAGAAATCGATGCAGGTTCTTGTAACGGATGCGAGATTGAGATCAACGCATTGAATAATCCTATCTATGACATTGAGCGATATGGAATTACTTTTGTGGCATCACCACGTCATGCTGATGTATTATTGGTAACAGGTCCTGCATCCAAAAACATGGAAAGAGCACTAAAGATAGCATATGACTCTACTCCAAATCCTAAACTCGTCATTGCCGTAGGTGCATGTGCCTGCAGTGGTGGCATATTTGGTAATACTTATGCAACCACAGGAGGTATAGATGGTATTGTTCCTGTTAATGTCTACATTCCAGGATGTCCTCCTAGACCACAAGCTTTGCTTTACGGTATACTTATGGCAATAAACAAAATATGA
- a CDS encoding CdvA-like protein, with product MTHDDIDIIGKNVKDMYGTFMGKVIGTITDIDGSIQSVGVDCGAQGLQQIAYEQLVVQGSVVIFIPKWRLDSQRLLREKQLTLRRLKALIDIVSENDDMKEDAEIIHEKYKSKLESLDELENKIKSKLDARQAALEEQLKSTKMLLFDAKVQYKSNEISENTFETVKSCATELIEHVTHESAEISNVKRRIADLDAEVITVTTPPKKEIQESAVSYLGNSEQEQLVQSILPEAPTDPVIHSEATRADETESHLPTPPKEVKKETSHYDDWLGRMEAS from the coding sequence ATGACACACGACGATATCGATATCATCGGTAAAAACGTCAAAGACATGTACGGAACATTCATGGGTAAAGTCATTGGAACAATAACTGACATTGATGGAAGCATCCAATCAGTTGGCGTTGACTGCGGTGCTCAAGGATTACAGCAAATCGCATATGAGCAACTTGTAGTTCAAGGCAGTGTTGTTATATTCATTCCAAAATGGAGACTAGACTCACAAAGACTTCTACGCGAAAAACAACTGACACTGCGTCGTCTAAAGGCCTTGATTGATATTGTTTCTGAAAATGATGACATGAAAGAAGATGCCGAAATAATTCATGAAAAATACAAGTCAAAACTTGAATCATTGGATGAACTAGAAAACAAAATCAAATCAAAGCTAGATGCAAGACAAGCAGCGCTAGAGGAACAGCTAAAGTCTACAAAGATGTTGTTATTTGATGCAAAAGTACAATACAAGAGCAACGAAATCTCAGAAAATACATTTGAGACCGTGAAATCATGCGCTACTGAATTAATTGAGCATGTAACTCACGAATCTGCCGAAATCTCAAACGTAAAGAGAAGAATTGCTGATCTTGATGCAGAAGTAATAACTGTAACGACACCTCCAAAAAAAGAAATCCAAGAATCCGCCGTTTCATATCTGGGCAATTCTGAACAAGAGCAACTAGTTCAGAGCATACTTCCAGAAGCACCAACAGATCCAGTCATTCATTCAGAAGCAACACGTGCTGATGAAACCGAATCACACCTGCCGACACCTCCCAAAGAGGTCAAAAAAGAGACATCTCACTACGACGACTGGCTTGGCAGAATGGAAGCATCTTAA
- the acs gene encoding acetate--CoA ligase — MSEFNIGLGNNDTQTRKDASSDFVSFWDKQAKNLSWFSTWEKTLDWNPPFAKWFVGGTINASYNALDIHQKNKAEKPAILWEGENGDSRVLTYNDMWKQVQKLANVLKSLGVKKGDRVTIYLPMIPELPISMLACARIGATHTVIFSGFSAAAIKDRIEDSKSKIVITADGGYRRGNVIKLKEVIDDAISDLDFVQNVIVVERTKNKISLSSKDKLWNQLMGNAFDVFPAEKLDSTHPLYILYTSGTTGKPKGVLHGTGGYLTHLHSTFKWAFDIKDSDVFFCTADIGWVTGHSYVVYGPLLHGATEVMYEGAPDFPNASRMWGIIEKYKVTIFYTTPTALRMFMKFGNDLPNSFDLSSLRLLGSVGEPINPEVWRWYFKIIGKEKCPIIDTWWQTETGGMLISALPGLETIPLKPGSGTLPIPGLKISVVDESGNEVPANTKGYLLIKNPWPGMLLTLWGDDKKYHDVYWSKYKNCYYPGDYALKDSDGYFWLLGRADDVLKVSGHRIGTAELESCLVSHNDVAESAVCGIPDEIKGEIIIAFVVLKQNVTKDVSLLEKELSIKIRNDIGAIATTQQIYFVSKLPKTRSGKIMRRLLKAIANNETIGDVSTLEDGAAVSEIQSAFDELKKSIQNKTK; from the coding sequence ATGTCCGAATTTAATATCGGTCTTGGAAATAATGATACTCAAACAAGAAAAGATGCATCTTCAGATTTTGTTTCCTTTTGGGATAAACAGGCAAAAAATCTTAGTTGGTTTTCCACTTGGGAAAAAACATTGGACTGGAATCCTCCATTTGCTAAATGGTTTGTAGGAGGTACAATTAACGCATCATACAACGCCCTTGATATTCATCAGAAAAACAAGGCTGAAAAACCTGCTATATTGTGGGAAGGCGAGAATGGTGATTCACGCGTTCTTACTTACAATGACATGTGGAAACAAGTCCAAAAACTTGCAAACGTCCTCAAATCACTTGGTGTTAAGAAAGGCGACCGAGTGACTATCTATCTCCCAATGATTCCAGAATTGCCAATATCGATGCTTGCATGTGCAAGAATAGGTGCAACTCATACTGTTATATTTTCTGGATTTAGTGCAGCAGCAATTAAAGATAGAATTGAAGATTCAAAATCAAAAATAGTAATTACTGCTGATGGTGGATATCGACGTGGAAATGTAATTAAACTAAAAGAAGTAATCGATGACGCAATCAGTGATCTTGATTTTGTTCAAAATGTAATTGTAGTTGAAAGAACAAAAAACAAAATCTCTCTTTCTTCAAAAGACAAGCTTTGGAATCAATTAATGGGAAATGCTTTTGATGTATTTCCTGCAGAAAAATTAGACAGTACTCATCCTCTTTACATTTTGTATACATCTGGAACAACAGGAAAACCAAAAGGTGTGCTGCATGGAACTGGAGGTTATCTAACTCACTTACATTCCACATTCAAGTGGGCATTTGACATTAAAGATTCCGATGTATTTTTTTGTACAGCTGATATTGGTTGGGTCACAGGACACAGCTATGTTGTTTATGGCCCGCTTTTACATGGTGCAACAGAAGTAATGTATGAAGGCGCACCAGATTTTCCAAACGCATCGCGAATGTGGGGTATAATTGAAAAATACAAAGTTACTATTTTTTACACAACCCCTACTGCACTTCGAATGTTTATGAAATTTGGAAACGATCTTCCAAATTCATTTGATCTCTCATCTCTTAGACTTTTAGGAAGTGTTGGTGAACCGATTAATCCTGAAGTATGGAGATGGTATTTTAAAATAATTGGAAAAGAAAAATGTCCGATAATTGATACATGGTGGCAAACTGAAACTGGCGGTATGTTGATTTCTGCTTTGCCTGGCTTGGAAACAATTCCATTGAAACCGGGCTCTGGAACTCTGCCTATTCCAGGATTGAAAATATCAGTAGTCGATGAATCTGGAAATGAAGTACCTGCAAACACCAAGGGATATTTACTAATCAAAAATCCTTGGCCTGGGATGCTTTTGACTTTGTGGGGAGATGATAAGAAATACCATGACGTGTATTGGTCAAAGTACAAAAATTGTTACTATCCAGGTGATTATGCACTAAAAGATTCAGATGGCTACTTTTGGTTGCTTGGAAGAGCTGATGATGTACTCAAAGTATCTGGTCATAGAATAGGGACTGCTGAGCTTGAAAGCTGCCTTGTATCTCATAATGATGTTGCAGAATCAGCCGTATGTGGAATTCCAGATGAGATCAAAGGTGAAATCATAATTGCTTTTGTAGTCTTAAAACAAAATGTAACAAAAGATGTGTCACTTTTAGAAAAAGAATTGTCTATAAAAATAAGAAATGATATTGGTGCAATTGCTACCACCCAACAAATCTATTTTGTATCCAAATTGCCAAAAACTCGTAGTGGTAAAATTATGCGAAGACTACTAAAAGCAATAGCCAACAATGAGACTATCGGTGATGTCAGTACTTTGGAAGATGGGGCTGCAGTATCTGAAATCCAATCTGCATTTGATGAATTAAAAAAATCAATTCAAAATAAAACAAAATAA